Proteins encoded within one genomic window of Cyprinus carpio isolate SPL01 unplaced genomic scaffold, ASM1834038v1 S000006493, whole genome shotgun sequence:
- the LOC109052183 gene encoding tumor necrosis factor ligand superfamily member 6-like codes for MGPGKVSYPSVFVVDSRMKPPPLPPKPGRRQRKDVIQTLLVILVCVALCGMAVEACFIYHLFTSKENSTTPVEPQIGMSKQEKEHALTPKQKPLGEMKPSKPMAQLTTGQEPVNGVVLWHENHQSILHHVKHKANEGKLIIEKEGYYSIYSKINFQEDNIIFSHSVLWETHRYVGNEILLLQSSRLHPKLPRLRTIDNSYLSGVFHLYKGDAVFVRVKNCTLVLSSAAENYFGVFMV; via the exons ATGGGTCCGGGTAAAGTTTCGTATCCTTCAGTATTCGTGGTGGACAGTAGAATGAAGCCCCCTCCGCTGCCCCCCAAGCCGGGCCGTAGACAGCGGAAGGATGTGATCCAGACTCTACTGGTGATCCTGGTTTGTGTGGCTCTGTGTGGCATGGCTGTGGAGGCCTGTTTCATCTACCATCTGTTCACATCAAAGGAAAACTCG ACAACTCCAGTTGAACCACAGATTGGCATGAGCAAACAAG AGAAAGAACATGCTCTAACCCCCAAACAAAAACCGCTTGGAGAAATGAAGCCATCAAAACCAATGGCACAACTGACAA CTGGTCAGGAACCTGTAAATGGAGTCGTGCTGTGGCATGAGAATCATCAGTCCATTCTTCACCATGTCAAACACAAGGCAAATGAGGGCAAACTCATCATAGAGAAAGAAGGATATTATTCCATCTACTCTAAGATCAACTTCCAGGAGGACAACATCATATTCAGCCACTCTGTACTCTGGGAAACACATCGATATGTAGGAAACGAGATTCTGCTTCTCCAGTCCTCGAGGTTACATCCTAAACTCCCAAGGTTGAGAACCATAGACAACAGCTACCTAAGCGGGGTTTTTCATCTGTACAAAGGTGATGCTGTCTTTGTCAGGGTGAAAAACTGTACACTTGTGTTGTCCAGTGCTGCTGAGAACTACTTTGGTGTGTTCATGGTTTAG